CCGACGCTCTGGCACCTCGCTCGCGAAGGCGTGACCTTCGAAAATCATCATCCGGTTTTCCTGAGCGCAACGGAAGTGAACGGAACCGCCATCGCCACTGGCGCCTATCCCAGTCGCAGCGGCATTGTGGCCAACCGCGAGTACCGTCCGGAGATCGACCCGCTCAAACCGTTCGGCACGGAGGCACGCACGGCGGTGCGAAGGGGCGACGAACTTTCCCACGGCCATTATCTGGACCGGTTCACCGTTGCGGAAATTCTCCAGCGCAAAGGACGCCGAACCGCGATTGCCGGAGCGAAACCGGTGGCGTTGCTGCACGACCGCGCGGACCGCGAGTCGATCGCGTCGCCCAATCCCAATCTTTACGAAGGGCAGACTCTGCCGACGAACCTGCTGCAAAAGATTGTCCAGCTCCAAGGCGCATTTCCAGCCGTCGAAAAACCAAAGACCAAGCGGGACAACTGGACCACGCAGGCTTTGATCGGCCCGTTGTGGGAACGCGAAGTCCCTGCGTTCTCTTTGCTCTGGCTGAGCGAGCCGGATTATTCGCAGCACGAAACTGGGCTGGGCTCGGAAACGTCGCTGGCGGCGATCAAAGGCTCGGACGCCAACCTCGCCGCGGTGCTGCGCGCACTGGAGGCGCGCGGAGTTCGCGACAAGACGGACATCTTTGTCGTTTCCGACCACGGCTTCTCGACGATTTCGCGCAAGATCGATGTCGCGGAGTCTCTCAAGAGAGCCGGCTTCAACGCTTCGCGTGAATTCAAGTCGCCGCCGGCGAAGGACGACGTGGTGGTTTCGAGCAACGGCGGCTCGGTGCTGCTTTACGTCATTGGCCGCGATGCCGGGACGATCGATCGCATCGCGCGCTTCCTGCAAGGCGAAGAATACGTCGGCGTCATTTTTACGCGTGACCCGGTCAAAGGCGCGTTCACGCTGGCTCAGGCGAAACTTCACACGGCTAATCCTCCAGACATTGCGTTCGCGTTGCGCTGGACGGCCGAGAAAAACACCAACGGCGTTCCCGGAATGGTATTCTCGGACGATCCGAACCGTTCCGCCGGCCAGGGGATGCACGTCACGCTGAGCCCGTTCGACATGCACAACACACTCATCGCAGCCGGCCCGGATTTCCAGCGCGGGATCGTCGATCCCCTTCCGACCGGGAACACTGATCTTGCGCCGACGATTCTGTGGATCCTTGGGGTGAAGCCTCCCAAAGCAATGGATGGACGCGTGCTCAGTGAAGCCTTGCTCAACGGGCCCAAGGGAAAGCCGCCCGTCCTCAACAGAATCGAACGCCTTGAAACCCGCCGCGAGCAGGAGGGGTTTACCTGGCACCAATACCTGGTCTGCACCGAGGTCAACGGCGTGGTTTATTTTGAGGAGAGCAACGGTTTCACGACGCCGAAGTGATGGCGCCGGCATGTCCGCGCTCTGCAGTTCGGACAAAATCTACGCCCTGGCCGGAACGATTCAGATCGGGTGGGGAGCGCACGCGCCCCCGCGTGCCGTGGTCGGCGCCCTGGCCGACTCCATCCAATCGGACCGAACCGTCCTATCCAGTGCGAGGGTTTCAACGACGATCCGGCTGGCGAGGCGCCAGTCGGCACACGCGAGGGCGCGTGTGCTCCCCAGTTCCAACGAAATCGCCGCGGCTCAGCGCGTCACCGAGGCATGCGACAGAAGCCAGCGCAAGTCCGGGTTGTCGGACGAGGGCTGCCGGTGCTCGTGCCATTTGATGGAGCCGGTGTCCGGCGCGCTGCAATCGGGCGTTCCGAGTGTCCGATGATCGGTCCACGTCCGGGCTTCGACGTGGCTATCGGCCCACGCGATCAGCCCTCGCCCGTTGTGGTGGCTTCCTGGAAACATGAAAAACTCCGCTGTTGCACCCACATCGAACGCGAGGGTTCGCCGCCGCCGCGCACGTACCCATTCTGGACGAGCCAGTCGCTGTTGTCGTCGGCATAGATCACCCACGTCAAAGCGAGTTGACGCTGGTTGTTTTGGCAGACGGCGCGCCAGGCATGCGCCTTGGGCTTTCCCACCGCCGGCAGGACCAGTCCCGCCAGAACGAGGAGGATCGTCACGACGATCATCAATTCGATCAACGTGAAGCCGCTCGCCCGCTGCCGGCGCGAATCGTTGACTTCGCTCAACGCGCAGAATCTCGCCCTTTACCCGCCGCCCTCCTCGGTCCTCTCCCCACTCGTTCCTCGCGGGGAGAGGAAGAAGACGAAGAGTCTCATTTCGCCTAATTCAACGGCAGTAGCTCCGCCCGAGCCAGGCGTCGCATGGTGATTGGTTCGCGAGACCCTCGCCCTGCTTCCACGGAGGAAACACCGAACGTTGAACTTTCAACCTCCGGAGGCTTCGTGCTACAAACAAAGCCGCCATACATCATGAACTTCCCGAACTCCACTCCCCTCGTTCTAATTGCTGCGGTGTTCCTCGCGACGCCCTCCCTTGCCGCCGACAAGAATCCGGTGCGGCAACCATCCGAGGACGTGAATAGCCCGGCAGTGCGGTCGCGAGCGGGACTTCAGCCCAACGAGAACCTGCTCTTCAGTGGCTGGGGAGTCACCCCGGCCGGCCAACACGCCGCGATGAGCGACATGGCTTTGAAACTCGTGGTCGCTCCTGACAAGGAAACGCTGGTTGCTGTCAGCGGCGGATTCAGCAATCACGGCGTCACGTTGCTGGACATCACCCAGCGCCGCGTGACTCAATTCCTGCAGCTTACTCAATCCTGGAATGGACTGGCTTTCAGCCGGGATGGCGGGCGCTTTTTTGTTTCCGGCGGCGACTCCGGTTTGATCCACGTTTTCAACTATGCCGATGGCAAAGCGGCGCTTGAGAAATCGGTGTACCCCTCGCCGGAGACCAACGCCATCTTCCTGGCTTCGATCACGGTTCACCCTGCCACCGGCAAGTTGTACGTCTGCAACCTGGGCAATCATGAAGTTTGGGTCCTGAACCCGGCCACGCTCGCGATCGAAGATACGGTCGCCGTCGGCCAATATCCGCATTCGTGCGCGATGGGCGCGGATCAACAACACCTTTACGTCAGCAACTGGGGCAGCCGAAGCGTCAGCATCGTCGATACGAAGAAGAACCGCCGCGTGCGGGACCTTACCGTCGGGTTGCGGCCCAACGACATGACGGTCGCGCCGGATGGGCGTTTGTTCGTTGCTTGCGGCGGGGACAACATCGTGCACGTTATTCAAACCAAGGCCGTGGAAACGCCGGGAGAAGCGCCCAGCCCCGCCCGCCGTTTGTGGGAAGGCACGCGCGAAGTGATTTCCACGTCGCTTTACCCGCAATCCCCAGAAGGCAGCACGCCCGACG
Above is a window of Verrucomicrobiota bacterium DNA encoding:
- a CDS encoding type II secretion system protein, producing the protein MSEVNDSRRQRASGFTLIELMIVVTILLVLAGLVLPAVGKPKAHAWRAVCQNNQRQLALTWVIYADDNSDWLVQNGYVRGGGEPSRSMWVQQRSFSCFQEATTTGEG
- a CDS encoding alkaline phosphatase family protein, encoding MSSGWNRPPACCGGLTARRAFWRQVAAKNGLVARSTHFSDRLLIRFQVDPNSDVPKNRAVLRVRFALFALFLAAFSSPQALGAGKARHVVVLVWDGMRPDFVTPELTPTLWHLAREGVTFENHHPVFLSATEVNGTAIATGAYPSRSGIVANREYRPEIDPLKPFGTEARTAVRRGDELSHGHYLDRFTVAEILQRKGRRTAIAGAKPVALLHDRADRESIASPNPNLYEGQTLPTNLLQKIVQLQGAFPAVEKPKTKRDNWTTQALIGPLWEREVPAFSLLWLSEPDYSQHETGLGSETSLAAIKGSDANLAAVLRALEARGVRDKTDIFVVSDHGFSTISRKIDVAESLKRAGFNASREFKSPPAKDDVVVSSNGGSVLLYVIGRDAGTIDRIARFLQGEEYVGVIFTRDPVKGAFTLAQAKLHTANPPDIAFALRWTAEKNTNGVPGMVFSDDPNRSAGQGMHVTLSPFDMHNTLIAAGPDFQRGIVDPLPTGNTDLAPTILWILGVKPPKAMDGRVLSEALLNGPKGKPPVLNRIERLETRREQEGFTWHQYLVCTEVNGVVYFEESNGFTTPK